A DNA window from Arachis hypogaea cultivar Tifrunner chromosome 18, arahy.Tifrunner.gnm2.J5K5, whole genome shotgun sequence contains the following coding sequences:
- the LOC112772971 gene encoding cytochrome P450 72A68 isoform X1, protein MEAAWPTIVITAATVVVLLSWGWRILNWLWLRPKKLERLLRDQGLRGTPYKVLVGDSKDFMKMQSEARTKPMNTSDDDIVPRTQPYVLQCFNKYGKNSFFWSGGIPIVIVTDPELIKDVFNKIYDFPKPNTNPLIKLLVNGLGGHEGEKWRKHRRIINPAFHSEKLKIMIPIFFKSCNDIISKWEKMISSNESCEIDVWPSFQNLAGDVISRAAFGSSYEEGIRIFELQREQLKLTMEVVMKVYIPGSRFLPTRNNRRMKEIDREIKTSLKKIINKKEKALKAGETAKDDLLGILLESNQKEIEEYGKKKNNGMSVEDVIDECKLFYFAGQETTSVLLVWSMVLLSKHSHWQARAREEVLQVFGSQKPHLDGLNRLKIVTMILYEVLRLYPPVPGLTRTTAKDIKLGDLNLPEGVQIFFPIVLIHHDFKLWGNDAKNFNPERFSEGVFKATNGKASFLPFGWGPRICIGQNFSLLEAKMALSLILQHFSFELSPAYTHAPMTMALLHPQHGAHIILHKVKIKK, encoded by the exons atggaagcaGCATGGCCTACTATTGTTATCACTGCTGCCACAGTAGTTGTGTTGCTTTCATGGGGATGGAGGATCCTCAATTGGTTATGGCTGAGGCCAAAGAAGCTTGAGAGGTTGCTAAGAGATCAAGGCCTTCGAGGCACACCGTACAAGGTTCTAGTTGGAGACTCGAAAGATTTTATGAAGATGCAAAGTGAAGCCAGAACCAAACCCATGAACACCTCTGATGATGATATTGTTCCTCGTACGCAGCCTTATGTCCTACAATGCTTCAACAAATACG GAAAGAATTCTTTTTTCTGGTCTGGAGGAATACCAATAGTGATAGTCACAGATCCTGAACTAATCAAAGATGTATTCAACAAGATCTATGATTTTCCAAAGCCAAATACAAATCCATTGATCAAATTATTGGTTAATGGGCTTGGTGGCCATGAGGGTGAGAAATGGAGAAAACATAGAAGAATAATCAATCCTGCATTTCATTCAGAAAAGTTGAAG ATTATGATACCAATATTCTTCAAAAGTTGCAATGACATCATAAGTAAATGGGAGAAAATGATATCGTCGAATGAATCATGCGAAATAGATGTGTGGCCTTCTTTTCAAAATCTAGCCGGTGATGTTATCTCTCGAGCAGCATTCGGAAGCAGCTATGAAGAAggaataagaatatttgaacttCAAAGAGAGCAACTTAAACTTACCATGGAAGTTGTGATGAAAGTTTATATTCCCGGATCGAG GTTTTTACCTACTCGTAACAATAGGAGGATGAAGGAaattgacagagaaataaaaacttcacttaagaaaataattaataagaaaGAGAAAGCACTAAAAGCAGGTGAGACAGCAAAAGATGATTTACTGGGTATATTGTTGGAATCAAATCAGAAGGAAATTGAAGAGTatggaaagaagaagaataatggaaTGAGTGTTGAAGATGTAATCGACGAATGTAAATTGTTCTACTTTGCGGGACAAGAGACGACTTCAGTTTTGCTGGTTTGGAGCATGGTGTTACTCAGTAAGCATTCTCATTGGCAAGCTCGGGCAAGGGAGGAAGTCTTGCAGGTCTTTGGTAGCCAGAAACCACACCTTGATGGCTTAAATCGCCTTAAGATT GTCACTATGATATTATATGAGGTTCTCAGGTTATATCCACCAGTACCTGGACTTACTCGAACTACCGCCAAAGATATAAAACTTGGAGACCTAAATTTGCCTGAAGGAGTGCAAATTTTCTTCCCAATTGTTTTGATTCACCATGATTTCAAACTTTGGGGTAATGATGCAAAGAATTTCAATCCTGAAAGATTTTCAGAAGGAGTATTTAAGGCGACAAATGGCAAAGCTTCTTTTTTGCCATTTGGATGGGGTCCTAGAATCTGTATTGGACAAAACTTCTCGTTATTAGAAGCAAAGATGGCTTTATCATTGATTCTACAACATTTTTCATTTGAACTTTCTCCAGCTTATACTCATGCTCCGATGACTATGGCTTTACTTCATCCACAACATGGTGCTCATATCATTTTACAtaaggtaaaaataaaaaaataa
- the LOC112772971 gene encoding cytochrome P450 72A68 isoform X2, producing MEAAWPTIVITAATVVVLLSWGWRILNWLWLRPKKLERLLRDQGLRGTPYKVLVGDSKDFMKMQSEARTKPMNTSDDDIVPRTQPYVLQCFNKYGKNSFFWSGGIPIVIVTDPELIKDVFNKIYDFPKPNTNPLIKLLVNGLGGHEGEKWRKHRRIINPAFHSEKLKIMIPIFFKSCNDIISKWEKMISSNESCEIDVWPSFQNLAGDVISRAAFGSSYEEGIRIFELQREQLKLTMEVVMKVYIPGSRFLPTRNNRRMKEIDREIKTSLKKIINKKEKALKAGETAKDDLLGILLESNQKEIEEYGKKKNNGMSVEDVIDECKLFYFAGQETTSVLLVWSMVLLSKHSHWQARAREEVLQVFGSQKPHLDGLNRLKIVTMILYEVLRLYPPVPGLTRTTAKDIKLGDLNLPEGVQIFFPIVLIHHDFKLWGNDAKNFNPERFSEGVFKATNGKASFLPFGWGPRICIGQNFSLLEAKMALSLILQHFSFELSPAYTHAPMTMALLHPQHGAHIILHKKEE from the exons atggaagcaGCATGGCCTACTATTGTTATCACTGCTGCCACAGTAGTTGTGTTGCTTTCATGGGGATGGAGGATCCTCAATTGGTTATGGCTGAGGCCAAAGAAGCTTGAGAGGTTGCTAAGAGATCAAGGCCTTCGAGGCACACCGTACAAGGTTCTAGTTGGAGACTCGAAAGATTTTATGAAGATGCAAAGTGAAGCCAGAACCAAACCCATGAACACCTCTGATGATGATATTGTTCCTCGTACGCAGCCTTATGTCCTACAATGCTTCAACAAATACG GAAAGAATTCTTTTTTCTGGTCTGGAGGAATACCAATAGTGATAGTCACAGATCCTGAACTAATCAAAGATGTATTCAACAAGATCTATGATTTTCCAAAGCCAAATACAAATCCATTGATCAAATTATTGGTTAATGGGCTTGGTGGCCATGAGGGTGAGAAATGGAGAAAACATAGAAGAATAATCAATCCTGCATTTCATTCAGAAAAGTTGAAG ATTATGATACCAATATTCTTCAAAAGTTGCAATGACATCATAAGTAAATGGGAGAAAATGATATCGTCGAATGAATCATGCGAAATAGATGTGTGGCCTTCTTTTCAAAATCTAGCCGGTGATGTTATCTCTCGAGCAGCATTCGGAAGCAGCTATGAAGAAggaataagaatatttgaacttCAAAGAGAGCAACTTAAACTTACCATGGAAGTTGTGATGAAAGTTTATATTCCCGGATCGAG GTTTTTACCTACTCGTAACAATAGGAGGATGAAGGAaattgacagagaaataaaaacttcacttaagaaaataattaataagaaaGAGAAAGCACTAAAAGCAGGTGAGACAGCAAAAGATGATTTACTGGGTATATTGTTGGAATCAAATCAGAAGGAAATTGAAGAGTatggaaagaagaagaataatggaaTGAGTGTTGAAGATGTAATCGACGAATGTAAATTGTTCTACTTTGCGGGACAAGAGACGACTTCAGTTTTGCTGGTTTGGAGCATGGTGTTACTCAGTAAGCATTCTCATTGGCAAGCTCGGGCAAGGGAGGAAGTCTTGCAGGTCTTTGGTAGCCAGAAACCACACCTTGATGGCTTAAATCGCCTTAAGATT GTCACTATGATATTATATGAGGTTCTCAGGTTATATCCACCAGTACCTGGACTTACTCGAACTACCGCCAAAGATATAAAACTTGGAGACCTAAATTTGCCTGAAGGAGTGCAAATTTTCTTCCCAATTGTTTTGATTCACCATGATTTCAAACTTTGGGGTAATGATGCAAAGAATTTCAATCCTGAAAGATTTTCAGAAGGAGTATTTAAGGCGACAAATGGCAAAGCTTCTTTTTTGCCATTTGGATGGGGTCCTAGAATCTGTATTGGACAAAACTTCTCGTTATTAGAAGCAAAGATGGCTTTATCATTGATTCTACAACATTTTTCATTTGAACTTTCTCCAGCTTATACTCATGCTCCGATGACTATGGCTTTACTTCATCCACAACATGGTGCTCATATCATTTTACAtaag